The Brassica oleracea var. oleracea cultivar TO1000 chromosome C6, BOL, whole genome shotgun sequence genome includes a region encoding these proteins:
- the LOC106297635 gene encoding zinc finger BED domain-containing protein RICESLEEPER 2-like, with the protein MDSENRNSADAAGDGKTTTYPSVGSSLPQEASEDSSMGKRKKKTSPAWENFIVVTRVVDGVSELRAKCNHCNKDYAYEPHKQGKLHVRKLDPNVFREMVAKCIIEHDLPFSFVEYTRVRSLWSYLNDVKFITRKTAASDVYKFHEFEKVKLKIELSEVPGRISFTSDLWTAITVEGYICQTAHYVDKHWKLKNKILDFCTMPPPHTGIDLAMKIVEPWKEWGIERKVFSLTLDNARNNDNMQNILKSQLVIQNDFLCGGDFFHVRCSAHILNMIVQEGLKVMGDALGKIRDSIKPGLTLDVPTRWNSTFKMLDRAIKHRAAFDSYRGTDPSSTYPTSNLYFMQVYKIELWLKSHENNSSEIIVEMIGEMKAKFDKYWHYCFTKLDDGTAAKKVVYVSDKLELLFKAYSKPEIEAAPSTGNNADDSDFYNFRKNSVNANGKSALDMYLEEPLVDVKDFPNLDILSYWKDNSHRFGVLATMAFDLLSIPIILVASDSSLSIGSRVLNKYISCLLPRNVQALICARNWIRN; encoded by the exons ATGGATTCCGAAAATCGAAATAGTGCTGATGCTGCTGGTGATGGGAAAACCACAACATATCCGAGTGTTGGTTCGAGTTTGCCGCAAGAAGCTTCAGAGGATTCAAGTATGGGAAAGAGGAAGAAGAAGACATCGCCTGCGTGGGAAAACTTCATTGTGGTCACGAGAGTTGTTGATGGTGTCTCAGAGTTAAGAGCCAAATGCAACCACTGCAACAAGGACTATGCGTATGAACCACACAAGCAAG GAAAACTACACGTTAGGAAGCTTGATCCGAATGTTTTCCGCGAAATGGTTGCTAAATGCATAATAGAGCATGATCTCCCATTCTCCTTTGTTGAGTATACTAGAGTTAGGTCACTCTGGTCTTATCTGAATGATGTGAAGTTCATAACGAGGAAGACTGCTGCTTCAGATGTGTATAAATTCCATGAGTTTGAGAAGGTTAAGTTGAAGATAGAGTTGTCTGAAGTCCCTGGTAGAATCTCCTTCACATCAGATCTTTGGACTGCTATAACAGTGGAAGGATACATTTGTCAGACTGCCCACTACGTTGATAAGCATTGGAAGCTGAAGAACAAGATTCTTGATTTTTGCACAATGCCTCCTCCTCACACTGGTATAGACTTGGCTATGAAGATTGTAGAGCCGTGGAAAGAGTGGGGGATAGAGAGAAAGGTATTCTCGTTGACTCTAGATAATGCCAGAAACAATGACAACATGCAAAACATTTTGAAGAGCCAGCTTGTGATCCAGAACGATTTTCTATGTGGAGGGGATTTCTTCCATGTAAGATGCTCTGCCCATATTCTAAATATGATTGTTCAAGAAGGGTTGAAGGTGATGGGTGATGCCTTAGGAAAAATCAGAGATAGCATCAA GCCTGGGTTGACACTGGATGTCCCAACCCGTTGGAACTCAACCTTTAAGATGCTAGATAGAGCTATCAAGCACCGTGCAGCCTTTGATAGTTATCGAGGGACTGATCCAA GTTCGACTTACCCTACCTCTAACTTGTACTTTATGCAAGTGTACAAGATTGAGTTGTGGCTGAAATCGCATGAGAATAACAGTTCAGAAATCATTGTCGAGATGATTGGGGAAATGAAAGCTAAATTTGATAAGTATTGGC ATTATTGCTTCACAAAGTTGGATGATGGTACTGCTGCGAAAAAGGTGGTTTATGTCTCAGATAAGCTGGAACTTCTTTTTAAAGCCTATTCTAAACCAGAAATAGAAGCTGCTCCATCAACTGGAAACAACGCAGACGATTCA GACTTCTACAACTTTCGCAAGAACAGTGTGAATGCTAATGGCAAATCTGCATTGGATATGTATCTGGAAGAACCACTGGTGGACGTAAAGGATTTTCCAAATTTGGATATTTTATCCTATTGGAAGGACAACTCTCATCGTTTTGGTGTGTTGGCTACTATGGCTTTTGATCTTTTAAGCATTCCTATAATTCTTGTGGCCTCCGATTCCTCATTGAGCATTGGCTCACGAGTTCTAAACAAGTACATAAGCTGTCTCCTCCCTCGAAATGTTCAAGCACTGATATGTGCTCGTAATTGGATCCGCAACTGA